A single region of the Nocardioides sp. W7 genome encodes:
- a CDS encoding SpoIVB peptidase S55 domain-containing protein, which yields MSLLHRRHRLVSLATAATLALGLPAVGATLLAGPAQSADPAADCKAPFPVDEIAAGDAVNGLTVVRGTTPTTFTGEVLGVVEDGIGPDIPMVMVDLDMPEFASTGGIWQGMSGSPVYTADGRLLGAVGYGLATGPSPIAGITPFEHMNDYFPDAPAAPTRVALGKAAARTVAARAGISTGEAARGFRELPMPMGISGLSARRLAHLQAKAPALVEKSSYVLGRAAAAAPGAETMVAGGNLAVSAAYGDVTMAGIGTVTSVCAGRVVGFGHPMALFGATTMGLHPADAVYVQPDPVAAPFKVANIGPAVGTVTDDRLTGVTGTFGAAPASAAITSNVTYGTRSRTGSTAVSVQDFAPDVTLMQLVANQDRVVDGAAKGSSLLTWQVTGAEGGKPFSLSYTDRWTSSDLSFESALGVAELVAYLRSLDDVTIGSVTATANLTDDLRRHTLAAVEQRRGGQWVRVTRRAPAIGRAGKTIRLRAVVGGRAGKQVVPLKPISLPKRARGVLMLVAEGGDGAWASPSGTRTSQVGAALAKQLRHDQIRVQVGTPNKVDLGGSDLDELLEMLGRRRASFVQSQTSAPLGHVVAGSKTLSVFVR from the coding sequence ATGTCTCTGCTCCACCGCCGCCACCGGCTGGTGTCCTTGGCGACCGCAGCCACCCTGGCCCTCGGCCTCCCGGCGGTCGGCGCGACCCTCCTCGCGGGCCCGGCCCAGTCGGCCGACCCGGCCGCGGACTGCAAGGCGCCGTTCCCCGTCGACGAGATCGCGGCCGGCGACGCCGTCAACGGCCTCACCGTCGTGCGGGGCACCACCCCCACGACCTTCACCGGCGAGGTGCTCGGGGTCGTCGAGGACGGTATCGGGCCCGACATCCCGATGGTGATGGTCGATCTCGACATGCCCGAGTTCGCGAGCACCGGCGGGATCTGGCAGGGCATGTCCGGCTCGCCGGTGTACACCGCCGACGGCCGGCTCCTCGGCGCCGTGGGCTACGGCCTCGCGACCGGCCCGTCGCCGATCGCGGGCATCACGCCGTTCGAGCACATGAACGACTACTTCCCGGACGCCCCTGCCGCCCCGACGCGGGTGGCCCTGGGCAAGGCCGCCGCGCGCACCGTCGCGGCTCGGGCGGGCATCAGCACCGGGGAGGCGGCCCGCGGCTTCCGCGAGCTCCCGATGCCGATGGGCATCTCCGGCCTCTCCGCCCGGCGGCTGGCCCACCTCCAGGCCAAGGCCCCGGCCCTGGTCGAGAAGAGCAGCTACGTCCTGGGTCGCGCCGCCGCTGCGGCCCCCGGCGCCGAGACGATGGTCGCCGGGGGCAACCTCGCGGTGTCCGCGGCGTACGGCGACGTGACGATGGCCGGGATCGGCACCGTGACCTCGGTCTGTGCGGGCCGGGTCGTCGGCTTCGGGCACCCGATGGCGCTCTTCGGCGCGACCACGATGGGGCTGCACCCCGCGGACGCGGTCTACGTGCAGCCGGACCCGGTCGCGGCCCCGTTCAAGGTCGCCAACATCGGTCCGGCGGTCGGCACCGTCACCGACGACCGGCTGACCGGCGTGACCGGAACCTTCGGGGCAGCGCCCGCCTCGGCTGCCATCACCTCGAACGTCACCTACGGGACGCGCTCGCGCACCGGGAGCACGGCGGTCTCGGTCCAGGACTTCGCCCCCGACGTGACCCTGATGCAGCTCGTCGCCAACCAGGACCGGGTCGTCGACGGTGCCGCGAAGGGCTCCTCGCTGCTGACCTGGCAGGTCACCGGCGCCGAGGGCGGCAAGCCGTTCTCCCTGTCGTACACCGACCGCTGGACCAGCAGCGACCTGTCCTTCGAGAGCGCCCTCGGGGTCGCCGAGCTGGTGGCCTACCTGCGCTCGCTCGACGACGTCACCATCGGGTCGGTCACCGCGACGGCGAACCTGACCGACGACCTGCGGCGCCACACCCTCGCGGCCGTGGAGCAGCGGCGCGGGGGCCAGTGGGTGCGAGTCACCCGGCGGGCGCCCGCGATCGGTCGCGCCGGCAAGACGATCCGGCTGCGCGCGGTCGTCGGTGGCCGGGCAGGCAAGCAGGTGGTGCCGCTGAAGCCGATCAGCCTGCCGAAGCGGGCCCGGGGCGTGCTCATGCTCGTCGCCGAGGGCGGCGACGGCGCGTGGGCGAGCCCGTCCGGCACCCGGACCTCCCAGGTCGGCGCCGCGCTCGCGAAGCAGCTGCGCCACGACCAGATCCGCGTGCAGGTCGGGACTCCGAACAAGGTCGACCTCGGCGGCTCGGACCTCGACGAGCTGCTCGAGATGCTGGGCCGGCGTCGGGCCTCGTTCGTGCAGTCCCAGACGAGCGCGCCCCTGGGCCACGTGGTCGCCGGCTCCAAGACCCTCAGCGTCTTCGTCCGCTGA
- a CDS encoding aminotransferase class V-fold PLP-dependent enzyme — MGADDAQALLALIRESVIGEDHLMETPYGARRVTYADYTASGRALTFLEDFIREEVLPSYANTHTESSGTGLQTTRLREDARAIIHAAVGGDADTVVVFAGSGCTGAIAKLIGVLGLRVPSVLEDAYGLSSLVPPAQRPVVFLGPYEHHSNEVPWRESIADVVVIRQDADGGVDVDDLRAQLEKHADRALKIGTFSAASNVTGIISDTAGIAELLHEHGALSLWDFAAAAPYVDISMRALPGRPASYKDAVFISPHKFVGGPQTPGVLVARRELFANRVPDVPGGGTVAYVNDDDHRFLDDPTHREEGGTPAIIEAVRAGLVFQLKEAVGTDIIREREDRHLERAVAAWRGEPALELLGNLEARRLSIVSFVVRSPSGRFLHHNYVVALLNDLFGIQSRGGCSCAGPYGHRLLGIDLERSHEFEREIAGGCEGIKPGWVRVNLNYFVSDAIVDYLVEAVRLVARDGWRLLGDYRFDPSTGRWRHRDGVVAPPLSLHDVSYTGGLPSFPTNRATGGEELLAAHLRDGQAILAAATGPDLTSHPALRPGVISADFEHLRWFDLPASSLREADEEVGSSSRASDEGARDRRIETTDP; from the coding sequence ATGGGTGCCGACGACGCACAGGCTCTGCTCGCGCTGATCCGGGAGTCCGTGATCGGCGAGGACCACCTGATGGAGACGCCGTACGGCGCGCGCCGGGTCACGTACGCCGACTACACGGCCTCCGGCCGGGCCCTGACCTTCCTCGAGGACTTCATCCGCGAGGAGGTGCTGCCGTCGTACGCGAACACCCACACCGAGTCCAGCGGCACCGGGCTGCAGACCACCCGGCTGCGTGAGGACGCCCGCGCGATCATCCACGCGGCCGTGGGCGGTGACGCCGACACGGTCGTGGTCTTCGCGGGTTCCGGCTGCACCGGCGCGATCGCCAAGCTCATCGGCGTGCTCGGGCTGCGGGTGCCCTCGGTGCTCGAGGACGCCTACGGGTTGTCCTCGCTGGTCCCGCCGGCCCAGCGACCGGTGGTGTTCCTGGGCCCCTACGAGCACCACTCCAACGAGGTGCCGTGGCGCGAGTCGATCGCCGACGTGGTGGTGATCCGCCAGGACGCGGACGGGGGAGTGGACGTCGACGACCTGCGGGCCCAGCTGGAGAAGCACGCCGACCGGGCCCTGAAGATCGGCACCTTCTCGGCGGCCTCCAACGTCACCGGGATCATCTCCGACACCGCCGGGATCGCCGAGCTGCTGCACGAGCACGGGGCGCTCAGCCTGTGGGACTTCGCCGCGGCGGCGCCGTACGTCGACATCTCGATGCGCGCCCTGCCCGGCCGGCCCGCGTCGTACAAGGACGCCGTCTTCATCTCCCCGCACAAGTTCGTCGGTGGCCCGCAGACGCCCGGCGTGCTGGTCGCGCGCCGCGAGCTCTTCGCCAACCGGGTGCCCGACGTGCCCGGCGGCGGCACGGTGGCCTACGTCAACGACGACGACCACCGGTTCCTCGACGACCCCACGCACCGCGAGGAGGGCGGCACGCCGGCGATCATCGAGGCGGTGCGCGCCGGGCTGGTCTTCCAGCTCAAAGAGGCGGTCGGCACCGACATCATCCGGGAGCGCGAGGACCGGCACCTGGAGCGGGCGGTCGCCGCCTGGCGCGGGGAGCCAGCCCTGGAGCTGCTCGGCAACCTGGAGGCCCGGCGGCTCTCGATCGTCTCGTTCGTGGTCCGCTCCCCGTCGGGCCGCTTCCTGCACCACAACTACGTCGTCGCGCTGCTCAACGACCTGTTCGGGATCCAGTCGCGGGGCGGGTGCTCGTGTGCGGGCCCGTACGGCCACCGGCTCCTCGGGATCGACCTGGAGCGCTCACACGAGTTCGAGCGCGAGATCGCCGGCGGCTGCGAGGGGATCAAGCCCGGTTGGGTGCGGGTCAACCTCAACTACTTCGTCTCCGACGCGATCGTCGACTACCTGGTCGAGGCGGTGCGGCTGGTGGCTCGTGACGGGTGGCGGCTCCTCGGCGACTACCGCTTCGACCCCTCCACCGGCCGGTGGCGGCACCGCGACGGGGTGGTGGCCCCGCCGCTCTCGCTGCACGACGTGTCGTACACCGGCGGCCTCCCGTCGTTCCCCACCAACCGGGCCACCGGAGGCGAGGAGCTGCTGGCCGCGCACCTGCGCGACGGCCAGGCGATCCTCGCCGCCGCGACCGGCCCCGACCTGACCTCGCACCCCGCCCTGCGGCCGGGGGTGATCAGTGCCGACTTCGAGCACCTGCGCTGGTTCGACCTCCCGGCTTCGAGCCTGCGAGAAGCCGACGAGGAGGTCGGGTCGAGTAGCCGCGCGAGCGACGAAGGAGCTCGCGACCGGCGTATCGAGACCACGGATCCCTAA
- a CDS encoding NADP-dependent oxidoreductase, with amino-acid sequence MTTTTREIHLASRPQGWPTPENFRTVEVELPDPGPGEVLVRNTVMSVDPYMRGRMNDVKSYVPPFRLDAPLDGGAVGEVVASGDDSLQPGDTVLHQLGWREHAHGPARSFRKVDVSRVPASAYLGVLGMPGLTAYVGLTRIAEVREGDTVFVSGAAGAVGSIAGQLARKLGAAKVIGSAGSPEKVAWLTDELGYDVGLDYKAAKIGRQLAEHAPVDVYFDNVGGDHLEAAISSMADFGRIAVCGMIADYNAEVPSPGPRNLMMLVSKRLSLRGFIVSDHGDVAAEFFERAGAWLAEGELSYRETYEDGLDRAVDAFLGVLSGANTGKMLVRL; translated from the coding sequence ATGACGACCACGACCCGCGAGATCCACCTGGCCTCACGACCGCAGGGCTGGCCGACACCCGAGAACTTCCGCACCGTCGAGGTCGAGCTCCCCGATCCCGGGCCCGGCGAGGTCCTGGTTCGCAACACCGTGATGTCGGTCGACCCCTACATGCGGGGGCGGATGAACGACGTGAAGTCGTACGTCCCGCCGTTCCGGCTCGACGCCCCGCTCGACGGCGGGGCGGTCGGCGAGGTCGTCGCCTCGGGAGACGACTCGCTCCAGCCGGGCGACACCGTGCTGCACCAGCTCGGCTGGCGCGAGCACGCCCACGGGCCCGCCCGGTCGTTCCGGAAGGTCGACGTCTCCCGGGTGCCGGCCTCGGCGTACCTCGGGGTGCTCGGCATGCCGGGCTTGACGGCGTACGTCGGGCTGACCCGGATCGCGGAGGTGCGCGAGGGCGACACGGTCTTCGTCTCGGGCGCCGCCGGGGCGGTCGGCTCGATCGCCGGTCAGCTCGCGCGCAAGCTCGGGGCCGCGAAGGTGATCGGCTCGGCCGGCTCGCCCGAGAAGGTCGCCTGGCTCACCGACGAGCTGGGGTACGACGTCGGCCTCGACTACAAGGCGGCCAAGATCGGCCGCCAGCTCGCCGAGCACGCGCCGGTCGACGTGTACTTCGACAACGTCGGCGGCGACCACCTCGAGGCGGCGATCTCCTCGATGGCCGACTTCGGCCGGATCGCGGTCTGCGGGATGATCGCCGACTACAACGCCGAGGTCCCCTCGCCCGGTCCGCGGAACCTGATGATGCTGGTCAGCAAGCGACTCTCGCTGCGCGGGTTCATCGTCAGCGACCACGGCGACGTCGCCGCGGAGTTCTTCGAGCGTGCGGGCGCCTGGCTCGCCGAGGGCGAGCTGTCCTACCGCGAGACCTACGAGGACGGCCTCGACCGTGCCGTCGACGCCTTCCTGGGGGTCCTCTCCGGCGCCAACACCGGCAAGATGCTCGTCCGCCTCTGA
- a CDS encoding Fe-S cluster assembly protein HesB, protein MLTLTENASTIVKDISTQPGLPETAGLRITSESQSELAVSAADQPQPGDQVVEQAGATIYLDETAAVMLDDKVLDAAVDSSGKVEFAVGLQG, encoded by the coding sequence ATGCTCACCCTCACCGAGAACGCCAGCACGATCGTCAAGGACATCTCCACCCAGCCCGGCCTCCCCGAGACCGCCGGCCTGCGCATCACCTCCGAGAGCCAGTCGGAGCTCGCCGTCAGCGCTGCCGACCAGCCTCAGCCCGGCGACCAGGTCGTCGAGCAGGCGGGGGCGACGATCTACCTCGACGAGACCGCCGCCGTCATGCTCGACGACAAGGTGCTCGACGCCGCCGTCGATTCGTCCGGGAAGGTGGAGTTCGCGGTGGGCCTCCAGGGCTGA
- a CDS encoding OsmC family protein codes for MSDTPETYRSVRLERTGDFTFAATNERGGVLPMGSGEDDSFTPVELLLAALAGCGAIDLEHLTGKRAPFASFAARSDGHKVRDERGNHLVDLRVTFDVSFPEGEGGDRAREFLPRALSQIEDRLCAVGRTVQLGDPVRYVVGPVEP; via the coding sequence ATGAGCGACACCCCGGAGACCTATCGCAGCGTCAGGCTGGAGCGCACCGGCGACTTCACCTTCGCGGCCACCAACGAGCGTGGGGGAGTGCTGCCGATGGGCAGCGGGGAGGACGACTCCTTCACTCCCGTCGAGCTGCTGCTGGCGGCCCTCGCGGGATGCGGGGCCATCGACCTGGAGCACCTGACCGGCAAGCGCGCACCGTTCGCCTCCTTCGCCGCCCGCAGCGACGGGCACAAGGTGCGCGACGAGCGCGGCAACCACCTCGTCGACCTGCGGGTGACCTTCGACGTGTCCTTCCCCGAGGGGGAGGGCGGCGACCGGGCGCGCGAGTTCCTGCCGCGTGCCCTGTCCCAGATCGAGGATCGGCTGTGCGCGGTCGGTCGGACGGTCCAGCTCGGTGACCCGGTCCGCTACGTCGTCGGCCCGGTCGAGCCCTGA
- a CDS encoding oxidoreductase translates to MGEVPRWSDVPAQHGRRYVVTGASSGIGLEIARALAARGARVTLAVRDVAKGERVAAQLSGDVEVRLLDVSDLASVRAFAEATGEIDVLVNNAGVLGVPYSRSVDGFELHLATNHLGHFALADLLLPRITDRVVVVSSRSHLSGELDVDDLLWERRRYQPYAAYAASKLANMLFLAELQRRLTAAGSTLRVTGAHPGSTVTQITAHTGSPVKTLVGRYGHPLVGMPATRGALPILYAATMDVPGNTYIGPHGLSELRGWPTAVRRSRRALDPDLAKALWARSEELTGVGFPL, encoded by the coding sequence ATGGGGGAGGTACCCCGCTGGAGCGACGTGCCCGCCCAGCACGGCCGGCGGTACGTCGTCACCGGCGCCAGCAGCGGCATCGGCCTGGAGATCGCGCGGGCGCTCGCGGCGCGCGGTGCCCGGGTCACTCTCGCCGTCCGCGACGTGGCCAAGGGCGAACGGGTCGCGGCGCAGCTTTCCGGGGACGTCGAGGTGCGGCTGCTCGACGTCAGCGATCTCGCGTCGGTGCGGGCGTTCGCGGAGGCCACCGGTGAGATCGACGTCCTGGTCAACAACGCCGGCGTACTCGGCGTGCCGTACTCCCGCAGCGTCGACGGCTTCGAGCTGCACCTCGCGACCAACCATCTCGGCCACTTCGCGCTGGCCGACCTGCTGCTCCCGCGGATCACCGACCGAGTCGTGGTGGTCTCGTCCCGCTCCCACTTGAGCGGCGAGCTGGACGTGGACGACCTGCTGTGGGAGCGCCGGCGCTACCAGCCGTACGCCGCGTACGCCGCCTCCAAGCTCGCGAACATGCTCTTCCTGGCGGAGCTGCAGCGCCGGCTCACGGCCGCGGGCTCCACGCTGCGTGTCACCGGAGCCCACCCGGGCTCGACCGTCACCCAGATCACCGCCCACACCGGCAGCCCGGTCAAGACCCTCGTCGGCCGCTACGGCCACCCGCTGGTCGGCATGCCGGCCACCCGGGGGGCGCTCCCGATCCTGTACGCCGCCACGATGGACGTGCCCGGCAACACCTACATCGGCCCGCACGGGCTCAGCGAGCTGCGCGGCTGGCCGACCGCGGTCCGGCGCAGCCGACGCGCGCTCGATCCCGACCTCGCGAAGGCGCTGTGGGCGCGCTCGGAGGAGCTGACCGGCGTGGGCTTCCCGCTCTGA
- a CDS encoding peptidylprolyl isomerase, whose translation MSSLKRPFAVLAVLASVSLLAGCGDDESSSAVDSGSSDSSSSPSASSEREGTGVACDYPEDSAGAAKEVEPPPTEADVSGDVPITIATSIGDLQATLDAAAAPCTVNSFVSLAEQAYFDSTTCHRITSSPGFGVLQCGDPTGTGTGGPGYTIPDELEETKSYPAGTLAMANTGQPDTGGSQFFICYTDTQLPPSYTVFGTLDEASNGLVADAAAAGTADGSEDGAPKTPVEIKSVTLD comes from the coding sequence ATGTCGTCCTTGAAGCGTCCCTTCGCCGTACTCGCCGTCCTGGCCTCCGTGTCCCTCCTCGCCGGGTGCGGCGACGACGAGTCCAGCAGCGCCGTGGACTCCGGCAGCAGCGACTCGTCGTCGTCGCCGTCAGCGTCGTCGGAGCGGGAGGGCACCGGGGTGGCGTGCGACTACCCCGAGGACTCGGCGGGCGCCGCCAAGGAGGTCGAGCCCCCGCCGACCGAGGCCGACGTCAGCGGCGACGTGCCAATCACCATCGCCACCAGCATCGGCGACCTCCAGGCGACCCTGGACGCCGCCGCGGCCCCCTGCACGGTCAACTCGTTCGTCTCGCTGGCCGAGCAGGCCTACTTCGACTCGACCACCTGCCACCGGATCACCTCCAGCCCCGGCTTCGGCGTCCTGCAGTGCGGCGACCCGACCGGCACCGGCACCGGCGGCCCCGGCTACACCATCCCCGACGAGCTGGAGGAGACGAAGTCCTACCCGGCCGGCACCCTCGCGATGGCCAACACCGGCCAGCCCGACACCGGCGGCTCGCAGTTCTTCATCTGCTACACCGACACCCAGCTGCCGCCGTCGTACACGGTGTTCGGCACGCTCGACGAGGCGAGCAACGGGCTCGTCGCGGACGCGGCCGCGGCTGGCACGGCCGACGGCAGCGAGGACGGCGCGCCGAAGACTCCCGTCGAGATCAAGTCGGTCACCCTCGACTGA
- a CDS encoding alanine racemase codes for MRSPRTPYLRVDVERLTANLARVANRATAAGVALRPHAKTHKSPEVARLQLDAGAVGLTVATIGEAEVFVDAGCPDVFVAFPLWVDSEAASRLRALAERAVVAIGVDSLTGAEQAARLLAGSGVEALVEVDCGHHRSGVRASDAGPVALAAARAGLVVRGVFTFPGHSYAPDALTSAAADESAALAEAAASLRSAGLEVRLLSGGSTPSLDASDLGLLTELRPGVYAFGDAQQWELGVSDPADIALTCRTTVVSHAGGRLVLDAGSKALGADRAPYATGWGRLPAYDDARVVLLSEHHAVVDLAGATLPPLGSVVDLVPNHVCAAVNLHDTLWARRSGSLEPWPIAARGRNS; via the coding sequence GTGAGGAGCCCCCGCACGCCGTACCTCCGGGTCGACGTCGAGCGGCTCACCGCCAACCTGGCGCGGGTCGCGAACCGAGCGACGGCGGCGGGGGTCGCGCTGCGCCCGCACGCGAAGACGCACAAGTCTCCGGAGGTGGCGCGGCTCCAGCTCGACGCCGGGGCCGTCGGGCTGACCGTCGCGACCATCGGTGAGGCGGAGGTGTTCGTCGACGCCGGTTGCCCGGACGTGTTCGTGGCCTTCCCGCTGTGGGTCGACAGCGAAGCCGCCTCCCGGCTCCGGGCGCTCGCCGAGCGGGCAGTGGTGGCGATCGGCGTCGACTCCCTCACGGGAGCGGAGCAGGCGGCCCGGCTGCTCGCCGGCTCGGGGGTCGAGGCGCTGGTCGAGGTCGACTGCGGACACCATCGATCCGGGGTCCGTGCCAGCGACGCCGGCCCGGTGGCCCTCGCCGCAGCGCGGGCCGGGCTGGTGGTGCGCGGGGTCTTCACCTTCCCCGGCCACAGCTATGCGCCCGACGCCCTGACCTCCGCGGCCGCTGACGAGTCCGCAGCGCTGGCGGAGGCGGCCGCCTCGCTCCGCTCCGCCGGCCTCGAGGTCCGGTTGCTCAGTGGCGGGTCGACCCCGAGCCTGGACGCATCCGACCTCGGCCTGCTCACCGAGCTGCGGCCCGGCGTCTACGCCTTCGGTGACGCCCAGCAGTGGGAGCTCGGCGTGAGCGACCCGGCCGACATCGCCCTGACCTGCCGGACCACCGTCGTCAGCCACGCCGGCGGGCGACTGGTCCTCGACGCCGGGAGCAAGGCGCTCGGCGCGGACCGGGCGCCGTACGCCACCGGTTGGGGCCGGCTCCCGGCGTACGACGACGCCCGCGTCGTACTGCTGTCCGAGCACCATGCCGTGGTGGACCTGGCCGGCGCGACCCTGCCGCCGTTGGGCTCGGTGGTCGACCTGGTGCCCAACCACGTCTGCGCTGCGGTCAACCTGCACGACACCCTCTGGGCCCGCCGGAGCGGGTCGCTGGAGCCCTGGCCGATCGCGGCCCGTGGCCGGAATTCGTGA
- a CDS encoding aldo/keto reductase, giving the protein MTVPTRTLHDGRAIPGIGFGTYPLTGDDGIAAVVSALEVGYRLIDTAVNYGNESEVGEAIRRSGVPREELFVTSKLPGRDHGYDDAIASVHGSLERLGLDHLDLHLIHWPNPSVDRYAEAWRALVDLREQGVVRSIGVSNFTEAHLERIIAETGVTPVVNQIELHPYFPQREMRAVHDRLGIQTESWSPLGKRQAPFTEPPVVSAARRYDVSASQVILRWQLQLGSIPIPKSATPERQRSNLDVFSFDLTEAEVEAITALGRPDGRLFDGDPDTHEEP; this is encoded by the coding sequence ATGACCGTCCCCACCCGCACTCTCCATGACGGCCGGGCGATCCCCGGGATCGGCTTCGGCACCTACCCGCTCACCGGCGACGACGGGATCGCGGCCGTCGTCAGCGCCCTCGAGGTCGGCTACCGGCTGATCGACACGGCGGTGAACTACGGCAACGAGAGCGAGGTAGGCGAGGCGATCCGGCGCTCGGGCGTCCCCCGGGAGGAGCTGTTCGTCACGAGCAAGCTGCCCGGCCGCGACCACGGGTACGACGACGCGATCGCCAGCGTGCACGGCTCCCTGGAGCGGCTCGGGCTCGACCACCTCGACCTGCACCTCATCCACTGGCCGAACCCGAGCGTCGACAGGTACGCCGAGGCCTGGCGCGCGCTGGTCGACCTGCGCGAGCAGGGCGTGGTGCGCTCGATCGGGGTCTCGAACTTCACCGAGGCGCACCTGGAGCGGATCATCGCGGAGACCGGCGTGACGCCCGTTGTCAACCAGATCGAGCTGCACCCGTACTTCCCCCAGCGCGAGATGCGCGCCGTCCACGACCGGCTCGGGATCCAGACCGAGTCGTGGAGCCCGCTCGGCAAGCGGCAGGCGCCGTTCACCGAGCCGCCGGTCGTCTCGGCGGCCCGGAGGTACGACGTCTCGGCGAGCCAGGTGATCCTGCGCTGGCAGCTCCAGCTGGGGTCGATCCCGATCCCCAAGTCCGCGACGCCGGAGCGGCAGCGGTCCAACCTCGACGTCTTCTCCTTCGACCTGACCGAGGCCGAGGTGGAGGCGATCACCGCACTGGGCCGGCCCGACGGGCGGCTCTTCGACGGTGACCCCGACACCCACGAGGAGCCGTGA
- a CDS encoding pentapeptide repeat-containing protein has translation MDLTSDCSRCFGLCCTALPFQRSSDFAFDKRPDTPCQHLDAGFACSIHLTLRADGMTGCTVFECFGAGQHVSQVTYGGVSWRDEPGTASEMFAVFARVRDLHELLVLLDEAAALVPDPDVDGLRERVASLAAADPAGVLAVDPFALRDEVGPVLERVSRQVRGTGADLRHADLAGTDLRDRVLRDADLRGALLVGADLRAVVLTRADLLGADLRGADVAGADLSAALFLTQPQANAARGSAATRLPARLNRPGHWV, from the coding sequence GTGGACCTGACCTCCGACTGCTCGCGCTGCTTCGGGCTGTGCTGCACCGCGCTGCCGTTCCAGCGCTCCTCCGACTTCGCCTTCGACAAGCGTCCCGACACCCCGTGCCAGCACCTCGACGCGGGCTTCGCGTGCTCGATCCACCTGACGCTCCGCGCGGACGGTATGACCGGGTGCACGGTCTTCGAGTGCTTCGGCGCCGGGCAGCACGTCTCCCAGGTGACGTACGGCGGCGTCTCCTGGCGCGACGAGCCCGGGACGGCGTCGGAGATGTTCGCGGTCTTCGCGCGGGTGCGCGATCTGCACGAGCTGCTGGTGCTGCTCGACGAGGCCGCCGCGCTGGTCCCCGACCCGGACGTCGATGGTCTGCGGGAGCGGGTCGCGAGCCTCGCCGCCGCCGATCCCGCCGGCGTGCTCGCGGTCGACCCGTTCGCGCTCCGCGACGAGGTCGGCCCGGTGCTGGAGCGCGTGAGCCGGCAGGTCCGCGGGACGGGGGCCGACCTGCGGCACGCCGATCTCGCCGGCACCGACCTGCGGGACCGCGTCCTGCGCGACGCCGACCTGCGGGGGGCGCTCCTGGTCGGAGCCGACCTGCGCGCCGTCGTACTCACCCGTGCCGACCTGCTCGGTGCGGACCTCCGCGGGGCCGACGTCGCGGGTGCCGACCTGTCGGCGGCGCTCTTCCTCACCCAGCCGCAGGCGAACGCGGCCCGGGGGAGCGCTGCGACCCGGCTGCCGGCTCGGCTGAACCGGCCGGGCCACTGGGTCTAG
- a CDS encoding LLM class F420-dependent oxidoreductase, protein MDLGLHYANFTHPEWDRRLADRLTETARVADQGGVSLLTVMDHWFQMEDLGGPAEPMLEGYTTLGYLAAVTERIRLSLLVTGTTYRHPGLLAKTVTTLDVLSRGRAMLGLGAAWYEREHLGLGVPFPPLKERFERLEETLQICRQMWSDDDGPYDGDHYRLAETVNVPPPVQRPHPPVLIGGSGERKTLRLVAEYADACNLFGESPEQVAHKLDVLRRHCDDVGRDYDTIEKTMIGSVDPLVDVDGFVADLERYAALGIGLVTLVPPGDDPVAWTTAVCEKVLPRLAGL, encoded by the coding sequence ATGGACCTCGGCCTCCACTACGCGAACTTCACCCACCCCGAATGGGACCGGCGGCTCGCGGATCGCCTCACCGAGACCGCCCGCGTCGCGGACCAGGGCGGAGTGTCGCTGCTGACGGTCATGGACCACTGGTTCCAGATGGAGGATCTCGGCGGTCCGGCAGAGCCGATGCTGGAGGGCTATACCACCCTCGGCTACCTCGCGGCCGTCACCGAGCGGATCAGGCTCAGCTTGCTGGTCACCGGCACGACGTACCGCCACCCCGGCCTGCTGGCCAAGACCGTCACCACCCTCGACGTCCTCTCGCGCGGCCGGGCGATGCTCGGCCTCGGCGCGGCCTGGTACGAGCGCGAGCACCTCGGCCTCGGCGTGCCGTTCCCGCCGCTGAAGGAGCGCTTCGAGCGGCTCGAGGAGACCCTGCAGATCTGCCGGCAGATGTGGAGCGACGACGACGGCCCGTACGACGGCGACCACTACCGGCTCGCCGAGACCGTCAACGTCCCACCGCCGGTGCAGCGGCCGCACCCGCCCGTGCTGATCGGGGGATCGGGGGAGCGCAAGACGCTCCGCCTGGTCGCGGAGTACGCCGACGCCTGCAACCTGTTCGGCGAGTCGCCGGAGCAGGTCGCCCACAAGCTGGACGTGCTGCGCAGGCACTGCGACGACGTCGGTCGCGACTACGACACCATCGAGAAGACGATGATCGGCTCGGTCGACCCGCTCGTCGACGTCGACGGCTTCGTCGCCGACCTGGAGCGGTACGCCGCCCTCGGGATCGGCCTCGTCACGCTGGTGCCCCCCGGAGACGACCCCGTCGCGTGGACCACGGCGGTCTGCGAGAAGGTGCTGCCCCGCCTTGCCGGGCTCTGA